tcaaataaaatataacaagGGTAAAATAGAAACCTTTTGCCCAGTGATAATATGCCGACAATTATCCCTTACAATACCTGCATAGAGAACAACTACTCAGctcatatgtacatgtttttaaattttagataataTGAATAACTTCGTTAGATGAAAACATTTTACGCCTACATAATATGTCCTTATAAACCTGCTATGTTTTCGGTGAATTGCTTAAAAAGGGAAAAACGTCCTTACCTGTTGACGAGAAACAGCTGATGGAGACATCCTCTCTATGGTTACAGTTATGAGATCCCCAGGGATTGTGACTACACTTCTCTATGCCTGTCTCAGATCCCATACATTTGACGTTGTCCAACCAGATAGGACCAGATCCCTGTCCATATGCAGCACTGCCATAGGCTTTTGATGCATTCCTGAATGATGAGAGTAATCACCTGAACTTAACATTGTCAACTGATAAACTTAAAGTTGGACCATTTTATCacattgttaaaaacaaaaaatatacacgTTGTTGTGAAAAATCATATTAACCATGGAGCATTTTTGATGTATTTCTTTATAgtactttgtaaatttttgtttcCATAAAGTGGTTTGTATGACCACTTCCATAATGAAAAGTCTTACCAAGGTAAGCCTAATGATCGACACACCACAACAGATAGTTGATCATTTAAACCATCATCACACACTGTTCCCCATTTTCCCGATTTGTAAACCTCTAATCGACCTTCATATTCAGTTGTTCCTCCAACAAGTCGGACAGTAGTATCTTTAGACAGGTAATAAAAAAGACCAATTTTTTAAGATGATCATCTTTATATGACATTCTCAGTCTTATAATTAAACATCTTAGATAACATATTTTTCAATCGAAAATGCTTATAAACAGGCACTAAATGATCAAAACAAATTTACCATTGGACCTATTGGGCAAGCAGTTGATGGATATATCATCTCTATGGTTACAGTTGTTAGATCCCCAGGGACTGTGACTACACTCGTCAATTTTAGACTCAGATCCAATGCAGTTAACATTGTCTAACCAGGTTGTACCTGATCCTCGACCAAATACAGCACCGCCATAGGCTTCTGATGTTGCcctgaataatttaaaacacattCTTGTTTACAACATCAtcataaatgattgttttgtttgtgaAGAATGCTGACCTGTTTTTGTAATTGATAATATCACACCCAAACAAtgaaatgtaatgaaaaaaaaaaaaaatgaaaaaatggttttaaatatcaatcaatttctttctgtaaataataaatcaacattaataGATTACGAGTACCACTCTTGTTGCAAACAACATTACCAAGGCAAGCCCAATGATCGACACACCACAACAGAGAGGTTATGGTTAAAATTAGTATCACACACTGTTCCCCATCTTCCAAGTTTGTAAATTTCTAATCGACCTTCATATTCAGTCGTTCCTCCAACAAGTCGGACAAAAGTAGCTTGAGacaggaaataaaaaagaacagttTTTAAGATGATCATTCTTATATGAAAACATTTTCCATGTCTTATAAGTAAGCATCTtaaataaaccttttttttttttacctgaaaaTGCTTATACACAGGTTCGATGatgcattaaatgatttaaaaaaattaccattggGCAAGCAGTTGATGGATACATCATCACCATGGTTACAGTTGTTAGACCCCCAGGGACTGTGACTACACTCTGCAATGTTTGACTCAGATCCTATGCAGTTTACTTTGTCTAACCATATTGTACCTGATCCTTGACCATGTACAGCACCGCCATATGCCTCAGATGTTGCCCTGGTAATTTAAAATCCGACAAAATCATAAATACTTGTTCCGACGGTAAAACAATTaagtgatctattttttttactacTAATAAAAAAACTTCAGAattgaaataatgataaataaaactaaatagTTTTAAGATATCAAACAAGTCTTTTTATAGGTCACATGGCATTAGTAATACTTGTTTATAACTtgttataaatttcaagttttaaactGAATTCTACTACAGCAACAATGAAGATTACCAAGGCAAGCCTAACGATCGACACACCACAACTGCCAGTTTATCGTTCGAATTATCATCACACACTGTTCCCCAAATCCCCAACCTGTTCACTTCTAAACGACCTTCATTTTCACTCGTCCCTCCAACAAGTCTGACAGCAATGTCTACAATACAAGAAAAAAGTTAACATTGTATTTCAAGATTAACAAGAAAACTTTTACTTTATCAGAATGAAACCTACACTATTTTATTGTTCTTCTCGAAACGTTCAGTTTATAAATGTCTGATAATCTTGTCAGTATCAATAATATTAAAGACACTTAGTCATGCTAATACATTAATGTTTAATCAGTAAAATTTATCAGTGTCATAGataaagaaatgtaaaagaaacaaatccAAATTGACAATATTCTAAGTTGCCGCCTCGACATGCCATTGATAATAACATTTAACAAGTTAACGTCAATGTAGAACAAATGTCTTCAACACTTAGCGATACCTTCAATAATGAGATTACCgtcttttcttttgttattgTGTATTGTATTAGATATCATAGGGATTTTAAGATAGGACAACAAATTCATCTTCAATGttcaaattgaaaacaaaagatatCAAGCACAACTGAGGCTACTTTTGAGAACCATTAATGAGCAAAAGTCTGACACTGACACAGCACCTATTAGGGGTtgaggaggctgggtggtcaacaaattaaccacaAGATCTTCCtcaaatcttaaaatattaatcgTTCAAGcattaattataaaagaaataatcaatATGATACACCTTTTACATTTCTCTATTTTCCCTATCTTTATATGGAGATCatctttaaagaaaatcaaaacagtctaaaaatggccaatACTATCCAGCCCTTTTATATTCTAGAGTATGTTCTTGGTAACAGTTTTTAATGTAGGGTCGTTTCATATTGTTTCTTCATTAgaaacttttgatatttttatgatCAGAACTTAAGAATTGTTGCTTTCTTCTTTGTCATCATTAAGATTGACAGCcttataattatattgttaCTAAATCGGACTGATTAAAACTTGATCCTAATTCAAATAGGAAATAACGAGGGTCAAATAGAAACCTTTTGCCCAATGATGATATGCCGACAATTTTTCCTTACAATACCTGCATAGAGAATAAGTACTCATCtcatatgtatttaaattttagataataTGAATAACTTCGTTAGATGAAAACATTTTACGCCTACATAATATGTCCTTAAAAACCTGCTATGTTTTCGGTAAATTGcttaaaaagggaaaaaaacgtCCTTACCTGTTGACGAGAAACAGCTGATGGAGACATCCTTTCTATGGTTACAGTTATGAGATCCCCAGGGATTGTGACTACACTTCTCTATGCCTGTCTCAGATCCCATACATTTGACGTTGTCCAACCAGATAGGACCAGATCCTTGTCCATATGCAGCACCGCCATAGGCTTTTGATGCATTCCTGAATGATGAGAGAAATCACCTGAACTTAACATTGTCAACTGATAAACTTAGAGTTAAACCATTTTATCacattgttaaaaacaaaaaaatatacacgTTGTTGTGAAAAATCATATTAACCATGGAGCATTTTTGATGTATTTCTTTATAgtactttgtaaatttttgtttcCATTAAGTGGTTCGTATGACCACTTCCATAATGAAAAGTCTTACCAAGGTAAGCCTAAAGATCGACACACCACAACAGATAGTTGATCATTTAAACCATTATCACACACTGTTCCCCATCTTCCCAGTTTGAAAACTTCTAATCGACCTTCATATTCAGTCGTTCCTCCAACAAGTCGGACAAAAGTATCTTGAGACaggaaataaaaaggaatagtTTCTAAGATGATCATTCTTATATGACAACATTTTCCATGTCTTATAATTAAACATCTTCGAGTATACCTTTTTTAACCGAAAAATTGTTATACACAGGTTCGATGATGcattaaatgattaaaagaaattacCATTGGGCAAGCAGTTGATGGATACATCATCACCATGGTTACAATTGCTAGACCCCCAGAGACTGTGACTACACTCTGCAATGTTTGACTCAGATCCTATGCAGTTTACTTTGTCTAACCATATTGTACCTGATCCTTGACCATGTACAGCATCGCCATATGCCTCAGATGTTGCCCTGGTAATTTAAAATCAGACAAAATCATAAATACTTGTTCcaatggtaaaaaaatattgatctgttattcttatttataataaaaaaaaacttgtttataatgtgctataaatttcaagttttaaactGAAATCTACTTCAGCAACAATGAAGATTACCAAGGCAAGCCTAAAGATCGACACACCACAACAGATAGTGTATCATTTAAACCATTATCACACACTGTTCCCCATCTTCCCAGTTTGTAAACTTCCAATCGACCTTCATATTCAGTCGTACCTCCAACAAGTCGGACAAAAGTAGCTTgagacagaaaataaaaaagaatagttTCTAAGATGATCATTCTTATATGACAACATTTTCCATGTCTTATAATTAAACATCTTAGAGTATACCTTTTTTAACCTGAAAATGCTTATACACAGGTTCGATGATTCATTAAAAGATTAGAAAAAATTACCATTGGGCAAGCAGTTGATGGATACATCATCACCATGATTACAGTTGTTAGACCCCCAGGGACTGTGACTACACTCTGCAATGTTTGACTCAGATCCTATGCAGTTTACATTGTCTAACCAGATTGTACCTGATCCTTGACCATGTACAGCATCGCCATATGCCTCAGATGTTGCCCTGGTAATTTAAAATCCGACAAAATCATAAATACTTGTTCCGatggtaaaaaaatattgatctgtttttcttatttataataaaaaaaacttgtttataatgtgttataaatttcaagttttaaactGAACTCTACTACAGCAACAATAAAGATTACCAAGGCAAGCCTAACGATCGACACACCACAACTGCCAGTTTATCGTTCGAATTATCATCACACACTGTTCCCCAAATCCCCAACCTGTTCACTTCTAATCGACCTTCATTTTCACTCGTCCCTCCAACAAGTCTGACAGCAATGTCTACAATACAAGAAAAAAGTTAACATTGTATTTTAAGGTTAACAGAAAACTACCATTTTATCAGATGAAACCTACACTATTTTATTGTTCTTCTCGAAACGTTCAGTTTATAAATGTCTGATACTTTATATCTTGTCATTATCAATAATATTAAAGACACTTAGTCACGCTAGTACATTAATGTTTAATCAGTAAAATTTATCAGTGTCATagataaagaaaagtaaaagaAACAAATCCAAATTGACAATATTCTAAGTTGTCGCCTCGGCATGCCATTGATAATAACATTTATCAAGTTAACGTCAATATAGAAATGAACCCAATCAAAAATGAACCCAAAGTATTTTCTTCTGTTATTGTGTACTGTATTAGATATTGTAGGGATTTTAAGATAGGACTGCAAATTCATCCTCAATGttcaaattgaaaacaaaagatatCAAGCAAAACTGAGACTACTTTTGAGAACCATTAATGAGCAAAAGTCTGACACTGACACAACACCTATTAGGGGTtgaggaggctgggtggtcaacaaattaaccacaAGATCTTcctaaaatcttaaaatattaatagttcaagcattaattataaaagaaataatcaatATGATACACCTTTTACATTTCTCTATTTTCCCTATCTTTATATGGAGctcatatttaaagaaaatcaaaacagtCTAAAATGACCAATAGTATCCAGCCCTTTTATATTCTAGAGTATGTGCTTGGTATCAATTCTTAATGTAGGGTCGTTTCATATTGGTTTCTTCATTAGAAACTTTTGATATCTCTTTCATTAGAACTTAACAACTGTTGCTTTCTTCTTTGTCATCATTAAAATTGACAGCCTTATAATGATATTGTTACTAAATCTGACTGATTAAAACTTGATcctaattcaaataaaatataacaagGGTAAAATAGAAACCTTTTGCCCAGTGATAATATGCCGACAATTATCCCTTACAATACCTGCATAGAGAACAACTACTCAGctcatatgtacatgtttttaaatttaagataaTATGAATAACTTCGTTAGATGAAAACATTTTACGCCTACATAATATGTCCTTATAAACCTGCTATGTTTTCGGTGAATTGCTTAAAAAGGGAAAAACGTCCTTACCTGTTGACGAGAAACAGCTGATGGAGACATCCTCTCTATGGTTACAGTTATGAGATCCCCAGGGATTGTGACTACACTTCTCTATGCCTGTCTCAGATCCCATACATTTGACGTTGTCCAACCAGATAGGACCAGATCCCTGTCCATATGCAGCACTGCCATAGGCTTTTGATGCATTCCTGAATGATGAGAGTAATCACCTGAACTTAACATTGTCAACTGATAAACTTAAAGTTGGAccattttatcatatttgttaaaaacaaaaaatatacacgTTGTTGTGAAAAATCATATTAACCATGGAGCATTTTTGATGTATTTCTTTATAgtactttgtaaatttttgtttcCATAAAGTGGTTTGTATGACCACTTCCATAATGAAAAGTCTTACCAAGGTAAGCCTAATGATCGACACACCACAACAGATAGTTGATCATTTAAACCATCATCACACACTGTTCCCCATTTTCCCGATTTGTAAACCTCTAATCGACCTTCATATTCAGTTGTTCCTCCAACAAGTCGGACAGTAGTATCTTTAGACAGGTAATAAAAAAGACCAATTTTTTAAGATGATCATCTTTATATGACATTCTCAGTCTTATAATTAAACATCTTAGATAACATATTTTTCAATCGAAAATGCTTATAAACAGGCACTAAATGATCAAAACAAATTTACCATTGGACCTATTGGGCAAGCAGTTGATGGATATATCATCTCTATGGTTACAGTTGTTAGATCCCCAGGGACTGTGACTACACTCGTCAATTTTAGACTCAGATCCAATGCAGTTAACATTGTCTAACCAGGTTGTACCTGATCCTCGACCAAATACAGCACCGCCATAGGCTTCTGATGTTGCcctgaataatttaaaacacattCTTGTTTACAACATCAtcataaatgattgttttgtttgtgaAGAATGCTGACCTGTTTTTGTAATTGATAATATCACACCCAAACAAtgaaatgtaatgaaaaaaaaaaaatgaaaaaatggttttaaatatcaatcaatttctttctgtatataataaatcaacattaataGATTACGAGTACCACTCTTGTTGCAAACAACATTACCAAGGCAAGCCCAATGATCGACACACCACAACAGAGAGGTTATGGTTAAAATTAGTATCACACACTGTTCCCCATCTTCCAAGTTTGTAAATTTCTAATCGACCTTCATATTCAGTCGTTCCTCCAACAAGTCGGACAAAAGTAGCTTGAGacaggaaataaaaaagaacagttTTTAAGATGATCATTCTTATATGAAAACATTTTCCATGTCTTATAAGTAAGCATCTtaaataaacctttttttttttttttacctgaaaaTGCTTATACACAGGTTCGATGatgcattaaatgatttaaaaaaattaccattggGCAAGCAGTTGATGGATACATCATCACCATGGTTACAGTTGTTAGACCCCCAGGGACTGTGACTACACTCTGCAATGTTTGACTCAGATCCTATGCAGTTTACTTTGTCTAACCATATTGTACCTGATCCTTGACCATGTACAGCACCGCCATATGCCTCAGATGTTGCCCTGGTAATTTAAAATCCGACAAAATCATAAATACTTGTTCCGACGGTAAAACAATTaagtgatctattttttttactacTAATAAAAAAACTTCAGAattgaaataatgataaataaaactaaatagTTTTAAGATATCAAACAAGTCTTTTTATAGGTCACATGGCATTAGTAATACTTGTTTATAACTtgttataaatttcaagttttaaactGAATTCTACTACAGCAACAATGAAGATTACCAAGGCAAGCCTAACGATCGACACACCACAACTGCCAGTTTATCGTTCGAATTATCATCACACACTGTTCCCCAAATCCCCAACCTGTTCACTTCTAAACGACCTTCATTTTCACTCGTCCCTCCAACAAGTCTGACAGCAATGTCTACAATACAAGAAAAAAGTTAACATTGTATTTCAAGATTAACAAGAAAACTTTTACTTTATCAGAATGAAACCTACACTATTTTATTGTTCTTCTCGAAACGTTCAGTTTATAAATGTCTGATAATCTTGTCAGTATCAATAATATTAAAGACACTTAGTCATGCTAATACATTAATGTTTAATCAGTAAAATTTATCAGTGTCATAGataaagaaatgtaaaagaaacaaatccAAATTGACAATATTCTAAGTTGCCGCCTCGACATGCCATTGATAATAACATTTAACAAGTTAACGTCAATGTAGAACAAATGTCTTCAACACTTAGCGATACCTTCAATAATGAGATTACCgtcttttcttttgttattgTGTATTGTATTAGATATCATAGGGATTTTAAGATAGGACAACAAATTCATCTTCAATGttcaaattgaaaacaaaagatatCAAGCACAACTGAGGCTACTTTTGAGAACCATTAATGAGCAAAAGTCTGACACTGACACAGCACCTATTAGGGGTtgaggaggctgggtggtcaacaaattaaccacaAGATCTTCCtcaaatcttaaaatattaatcgTTCAAGcattaattataaaagaaataatcaatATGATACACCTTTTACATTTCTCTATTTTCCCTATCTTTATATGGAGATCatctttaaagaaaatcaaaacagtctaaaaatggccaatACTATCCAGCCCTTTTATATTCTAGAGTATGTTCTTGGTAACAGTTTTTAATGTAGGGTCGTTTCATATTGTTTCTTCATTAgaaacttttgatatttttatgatCAGAACTTAAGAATTGTTGCTTTCTTCTTTGTCATCATTAAGATTGACAGCcttataattatattgttaCTAAATCTGACTGATTAAAACTTGATCCTAATTCAAATAGGAAATAACGAGGGTCAAATAGAAACCTTTTGCCCAATGATGATATGCCGACAATTTTTCCTTACAATACCTGCATAGAGAATAAGTACTCATCtcatatgtatttaaattttagataataTGAATAACTTCGTTAGATGAAAACATTTTACGCCTACATAATATGTCCTTAAAAACCTGCTATGTTTTCGGTAAATTGcttaaaaagggaaaaaaacgtCCTTACCTGTTGACGAGAAACAGCTGATGGAGACATCCTTTCTATGGTTACAGTTATGAGATCCCCAGGGATTGTGACTACACTTCTCTATGCCTGTCTCAGATCCCATACATTTGACGTTGTCCAACCAGATAGGACCAGATCCTTGTCCATATGCAGCACCGCCATAGGCTTTTGATGCATTCCTGAATGATGAGAGAAATCACCTGAACTTAACATTGTCAACTGATAAACTTAGAGTTAAACCATTTTATCacattgttaaaaacaaaaaaatatacacgTTGTTGTGAAAAATCATATTAACCATGGAGCATTTTTGATGTATTTCTTTATAgtactttgtaaatttttgtttcCATAAAGTGGTTTGTATGACCACTTCCATAATGAAAAGTCTTACCAAGGTAAGCCTAATGATCGACACACCACAACAGATAGTTGATCATTTAAACCATCATCACACACTGTTCCCCATTTTCCCGATTTGTAAACCTCTAATCGACCTTCATATTCAGTTGTTCCTCCAACAAGTCGGACAGTAGTATCTTTAGACAGGTAATAAAAAAGACCAATTTTTTAAGATGATCATCTTTATATGACATTCTCAGTCTTATAATTAAACATCTTAGATAACATATTTTTCAATCGAAAATGCTTATAAACAGGCACTAAATGATCAAAACAAATTTACCATTGGACCTATTGGGCAAGCAGTTGATGGATATATCATCTCTATGGTTACAGTTGTTAGATCCCCAGGGACTGTGACTACACTCGTCAATTTTAGACTCAGATCCAATGCAGTTAACATTGTCTAACCAGGTTGTACCTGATCCTCGACCAAATACAGCACCGCCATAGGCTTCTGATGTTGCcctgaataatttaaaacacattCTTGTTTACAACATCAtcataaatgattgttttgtttgtgaAGAATGCTGACCTGTTTTTGTAATTGATAATATCACACCCAAACAAtgaaatgtaatgaaaaaaaaaaatgaaaaaatggttttaaatatcaatcaatttctttctgtaaataataaatcaacattaataGATTACGAGTACCACTCTTGTTGCAAACAACATTACCAAGGCAAGCCCAATGATCGACACACCACAACAGAGAGGTTATGGTTAAAATTAGTATCACACACTGTTCCCCATCTTCCAAGTTTGTAAATTTCTAATCGACCTTCATATTCAGTCGTTCCTCCAACAAGTCGGACAAAAGTAGCTTGAGacaggaaataaaaaagaacagttTTTAAGATGATCATTCTTATATGAAAACATTTTCCATGTCTTATAAGTAAGCATCTtaaataaaccttttttttttttttacctgaaaaTGCTTATACACAGGTTCGATGatgcattaaatgatttaaaaaaattaccattggGCAAGCAGTTGATGGATACATCATCACCATGGTTACAGTTGTTAGACCCCCAGGGACTGTGACTACACTCTGCAATGTTTGACTCAGATCCTATGCAGTTTACTTTGTCTAACCATATTGTACCTGATCCTTGACCATGTACAGCACCGCCATATGCCTCAGATGTTGCCCTGGTAATTTAAAATCCGACAAAATCATAAATACTTGTTCCGACGG
This genomic window from Magallana gigas chromosome 5, xbMagGiga1.1, whole genome shotgun sequence contains:
- the LOC136275616 gene encoding deleted in malignant brain tumors 1 protein-like, with product MIILETIPFYFLSQDTFVRLVGGTTEYEGRLEVFKLGRWGTVCDNGLNDQLSVVVCRSLGLPWNASKAYGGAAYGQGSGPIWLDNVKCMGSETGIEKCSHNPWGSHNCNHRKDVSISCFSSTDIAVRLVGGTSENEGRLEVNRLGIWGTVCDDNSNDKLAVVVCRSLGLPWATSEAYGGAVHGQGSGTIWLDKVNCIGSESNIAECSHSPWGSNNCNHGDDVSINCLPNATFVRLVGGTTEYEGRLEIYKLGRWGTVCDTNFNHNLSVVVCRSLGLPWATSEAYGGAVFGRGSGTTWLDNVNCIGSESKIDECSHSPWGSNNCNHRDDISINCLPNRSNDTTVRLVGGTTEYEGRLEVYKSGKWGTVCDDGLNDQLSVVVCRSLGLPWNASKAYGSAAYGQGSGPIWLDNVKCMGSETGIEKCSHNPWGSHNCNHREDVSISCFSSTDIAVRLVGGTSENEGRLEVNRLGIWGTVCDDNSNDKLAVVVCRSLGLPWATSEAYGDAVHGQGSGTIWLDNVNCIGSESNIAECSHSPWGSNNCNHGDDVSINCLPNGNFF
- the LOC105325278 gene encoding deleted in malignant brain tumors 1 protein, encoding MVMMYPSTACPMLLLSDLLEVRLNMKVDWKFTNWEDGEQNASKAYGGAAYGQGSGPIWLDNVKCMGSETGIEKCSHNPWGSHNCNHRKDVSISCFSSTDIAVRLVGGTSENEGRLEVNRLGIWGTVCDDNSNDKLAVVVCRSLGLPWATSEAYGGAVHGQGSGTIWLDKVNCIGSESNIAECSHSPWGSNNCNHGDDVSINCLPNATFVRLVGGTTEYEGRLEIYKLGRWGTVCDTNFNHNLSVVVCRSLGLPWATSEAYGGAVFGRGSGTTWLDNVNCIGSESKIDECSHSPWGSNNCNHRDDISINCLPNRSNDTTVRLVGGTTEYEGRLEVYKSGKWGTVCDDGLNDQLSVVVCRSLGLPWNASKAYGGAAYGQGSGPIWLDNVKCMGSETGIEKCSHNPWGSHNCNHRKDVSISCFSSTDIAVRLVGGTSENEGRLEVNRLGIWGTVCDDNSNDKLAVVVCRSLGLPWATSEAYGGAVHGQGSGTIWLDKVNCIGSESNIAECSHSPWGSNNCNHGDDVSINCLPNATFVRLVGGTTEYEGRLEIYKLGRWGTVCDTNFNHNLSVVVCRSLGLPWATSEAYGGAVFGRGSGTTWLDNVNCIGSESKIDECSHSPWGSNNCNHRDDISINCLPNRSNDTTVRLVGGTTEYEGRLEVYKSGKWGTVCDDGLNDQLSVVVCRSLGLPWNASKAYGSAAYGQGSGPIWLDNVKCMGSETGIEKCSHNPWGSHNCNHREDVSISCFSSTDIAVRLVGGTSENEGRLEVNRLGIWGTVCDDNSNDKLAVVVCRSLGLPWATSEAYGDAVHGQGSGTIWLDNVNCIGSESNIAECSHSPWGSNNCNHGDDVSINCLPNGQHLRHMAMLYMVKDQVQYG